In Amycolatopsis methanolica 239, a single genomic region encodes these proteins:
- the serB gene encoding phosphoserine phosphatase SerB — protein MTPVLITTTGPDKPGVTSVLFAALTRHGVEMLDVEQVVIRGRLTLGVLVAVADDPEGLQESVEQAMASVAMHVDVRVGDEIGEDPFAPARQGSTHVAVILGRPLTARAFTDFAGRLAALGANIDAIRRIADYPVTGLEVHLSVAEDTEQADTELRAAVADVASAGGVDIAIERGGLARRAKRLIVFDVDSTLIQGEVIEMLAAHAGVEPKVREITEAAMRGELNFTESLERRVGLLAGLPESVLDEVGEQIQLTPGARTTVRTLKRLGFRCGVVSGGFTRIIQPIADQLGLDFVAANELEVVGGKLTGRVVGEIIDRAGKATALRRFADHYGIPLAQCVAVGDGANDIDMLKAAGMGVAFNAKPALREVADTALSHPYLDAVLFVLGVSRAEVEAADAADGLSLARP, from the coding sequence ATGACGCCGGTGCTGATCACAACGACCGGTCCGGACAAGCCGGGCGTCACGTCGGTGCTCTTCGCGGCTCTCACGCGGCACGGTGTCGAGATGCTCGACGTCGAACAGGTCGTCATCCGCGGCCGGCTCACCCTGGGTGTGCTGGTCGCGGTGGCCGACGATCCGGAGGGCCTGCAGGAGTCCGTCGAGCAGGCGATGGCCAGCGTGGCCATGCATGTCGACGTTCGGGTCGGGGACGAGATCGGGGAGGACCCGTTCGCCCCCGCCCGGCAGGGCTCGACGCACGTCGCCGTGATCCTCGGGCGGCCGCTGACCGCCCGGGCCTTCACCGACTTCGCAGGCAGGCTGGCTGCGCTCGGTGCCAACATCGACGCGATCCGGCGCATCGCCGACTACCCGGTCACCGGGCTCGAGGTGCACCTGTCGGTCGCGGAGGACACCGAGCAGGCCGACACCGAGCTGCGAGCCGCGGTCGCGGACGTCGCGTCGGCAGGCGGTGTGGACATCGCCATCGAGCGCGGCGGGCTCGCGCGGAGGGCCAAGCGCCTGATCGTGTTCGACGTGGACTCGACCCTCATCCAGGGCGAGGTCATCGAGATGCTGGCCGCGCACGCCGGGGTCGAGCCGAAGGTCCGCGAGATCACCGAGGCCGCCATGCGCGGCGAGCTGAACTTCACCGAGTCGCTCGAACGGCGGGTCGGCCTGCTGGCCGGGCTGCCCGAGTCGGTGCTCGACGAGGTGGGCGAGCAGATCCAGCTGACTCCGGGCGCGCGCACCACTGTCCGGACCCTCAAGCGGCTCGGGTTTCGCTGCGGTGTCGTGTCCGGCGGGTTCACCCGGATCATCCAGCCGATCGCCGACCAGCTCGGGCTCGACTTCGTCGCCGCCAACGAGCTGGAGGTGGTGGGCGGCAAGCTCACCGGCCGGGTTGTCGGCGAGATCATCGACCGGGCCGGGAAGGCGACGGCGCTGCGCCGGTTCGCCGACCACTACGGCATCCCGCTCGCCCAGTGCGTGGCGGTCGGTGACGGCGCCAACGACATCGACATGCTCAAGGCGGCCGGCATGGGGGTGGCGTTCAACGCGAAGCCCGCGCTGCGCGAGGTCGCGGACACCGCGCTGTCCCACCCGTACCTCGACGCCGTGTTGTTCGTGCTCGGCGTCAGCCGCGCGGAGGTCGAGGCCGCCGACGCGGCCGACGGCCTCTCGCTCGCCCGGCCATGA
- a CDS encoding peptidyl-tRNA hydrolase, whose translation MSVLDPLAARYATWLGLPAEETALPEASPEQVRAMPVILRLEKAEPPSRTPLLEAAATAALAVCLDERAQPGREWHEPVHDWVAGHIRKVARRARGAHWVAAQDFPGVTVSVEGAEVRALVPGRVVDVPKEISRLQISGSDLPPDEPGPAPDDLPLLLLNPEVAMTVGKAAAQVGHGTMILASLLGDDELAAWAERGYACAVRTATVDQWKQLHPGDDPAAAWRERRVVAVRDAGFTEVDPGTVTVLAQWR comes from the coding sequence ATGAGCGTTCTCGACCCGCTGGCCGCCCGGTACGCCACCTGGCTCGGGTTGCCCGCGGAGGAGACCGCGCTGCCGGAGGCCTCGCCCGAGCAGGTCCGGGCGATGCCGGTGATCCTGCGACTGGAAAAGGCCGAACCGCCGTCGCGCACCCCGCTGCTCGAAGCCGCTGCCACCGCGGCGCTCGCCGTCTGCCTGGACGAACGCGCGCAGCCGGGCAGGGAGTGGCACGAGCCGGTGCACGACTGGGTCGCCGGACACATCCGGAAGGTCGCCCGCCGTGCGCGGGGCGCGCACTGGGTCGCGGCGCAGGACTTCCCTGGCGTGACCGTTTCGGTCGAGGGAGCCGAGGTCCGCGCGCTGGTGCCGGGCCGCGTGGTCGACGTGCCGAAGGAGATCAGCCGCCTGCAGATCTCGGGCAGCGACCTGCCGCCCGACGAGCCCGGTCCGGCCCCCGACGACCTGCCGTTGCTGCTGCTCAACCCCGAGGTCGCGATGACCGTCGGCAAGGCGGCCGCCCAGGTCGGCCACGGCACGATGATCCTCGCGTCGCTCCTCGGCGACGACGAACTGGCCGCGTGGGCCGAGCGGGGCTACGCGTGCGCGGTGCGGACCGCGACCGTTGACCAGTGGAAGCAGTTGCACCCGGGAGACGACCCCGCGGCGGCCTGGCGCGAGCGGCGGGTCGTCGCCGTGCGGGACGCCGGGTTCACCGAGGTCGACCCCGGAACCGTCACGGTCCTTGCCCAGTGGCGTTGA
- a CDS encoding OsmC family protein codes for MSLDVRREGEHEFVGRNERGASVRIGRKGAPGSFSPAELLQIAAAGCAAVTAEELITRRTDAPLRVAVTADRREGASELDAVHVLFDVDLSTLADDERDKVVAAVDRAIERLCTVSRTLKKGIPVTEEFAGGPEDGSRR; via the coding sequence GTGAGCCTGGACGTCCGCCGCGAGGGCGAGCACGAGTTCGTCGGGCGCAACGAGCGTGGCGCGTCGGTGCGGATCGGGCGGAAGGGCGCGCCCGGGTCGTTCTCTCCCGCGGAGCTGCTGCAGATCGCGGCGGCCGGCTGCGCCGCGGTGACGGCCGAGGAGCTGATCACGCGCCGGACCGACGCGCCGCTGCGTGTGGCGGTGACCGCCGACCGCCGTGAGGGGGCGTCCGAACTGGACGCGGTGCACGTGCTCTTCGACGTCGACCTGTCGACACTGGCGGACGACGAGCGGGACAAGGTGGTGGCCGCGGTGGACCGTGCGATCGAGCGGTTGTGCACGGTGTCGCGGACGCTGAAGAAGGGGATCCCGGTGACGGAGGAGTTCGCCGGTGGACCGGAGGACGGCTCGCGCCGGTAG
- a CDS encoding ATP-dependent DNA helicase: MAVRTAFPGVNELLTTAVEALGGAERPGQVKMAEAVGRAIRTGEHLAVQAGTGTGKSLAYLVPAIRHAVEKDTTVVVSTATIALQRQLVDRDLPRLAKALKKPLGRMPTFAILKGRRNYLCLHRLDSGAPEEPEDPALFDPFAVSRLGKEVTRLREWASDTETGDRDELVPGVTEQAWRQVSVTAKECLGVARCPIGQDCFAERARGEAGKADVVVTNHALLAIDALQGYQVLPEHDLVIIDEAHELVDRVTSVATGELTSSAVAVAVRRCGKLIDADTADRLQEASEGLAMILEDMPAGRLDTLPKALGGAVAAVRDGAHACLSALGSDRKEDVEEATARKLARSQLEEVHDTSVRLLDAFAEDTAHQRDVVWLSNDKFSFSSRPPMLHVAPLSVAGLLRERVFAQKTTVLTSATLALGGAFDTLARQWGLPPSQARVVAAEGTATEKAPPADDDELKWSGLDVGSPFDHRRNGILYMAKHLPPPGRDGLGEKTLDEIASLIEAAGGRTLGLFSSMRAAKQATEELRDRISFPILCQGEDTTSLLVTKFAEDPRTCLFGTLSLWQGVDVPGPSLQLVIVDRIPFPRPDDPVSSARQRAVEARGGNGFLTVAATHAALLLAQGTGRLHRSVGDKGVVAVLDSRLATARYGGFLRSSLPPFWPTYDPEVAKAALKRLDAAAS, translated from the coding sequence GTGGCCGTCCGTACTGCGTTCCCCGGTGTCAACGAGCTCCTCACGACCGCTGTCGAGGCGCTCGGCGGTGCGGAGCGCCCGGGGCAGGTCAAGATGGCCGAGGCGGTCGGCCGCGCGATCCGCACCGGCGAGCACCTGGCCGTGCAGGCGGGCACCGGCACCGGGAAGTCGCTGGCGTACCTGGTCCCGGCCATCCGGCACGCGGTCGAGAAGGACACCACGGTGGTCGTGTCGACGGCGACGATCGCGCTGCAGCGCCAGCTCGTCGACCGCGACCTGCCCCGGCTGGCAAAGGCGCTGAAGAAGCCGCTGGGCCGCATGCCGACGTTCGCGATCCTCAAGGGCCGCCGCAACTACCTGTGCCTGCACCGCCTCGACTCCGGCGCGCCGGAGGAGCCGGAGGACCCGGCCCTGTTCGACCCGTTCGCGGTGTCGCGGCTGGGCAAGGAGGTCACGCGGCTGCGCGAGTGGGCCTCCGACACCGAGACCGGCGACCGCGACGAGCTGGTGCCCGGCGTGACCGAGCAGGCGTGGCGGCAGGTGTCGGTCACCGCCAAGGAGTGCCTCGGCGTCGCGCGCTGCCCCATCGGCCAGGACTGCTTCGCGGAGCGGGCGCGCGGTGAAGCGGGCAAGGCGGACGTGGTGGTCACCAACCACGCGCTGCTGGCGATCGACGCGTTGCAGGGCTACCAGGTGCTGCCGGAGCACGACCTGGTGATCATCGACGAGGCGCACGAGCTGGTCGACCGCGTCACGTCGGTCGCGACGGGCGAGCTGACGTCGTCGGCGGTCGCGGTGGCCGTGCGGCGCTGCGGGAAGCTGATCGACGCCGACACGGCCGACCGGCTGCAGGAGGCTTCCGAGGGCCTGGCGATGATCCTGGAGGACATGCCGGCCGGGCGGCTGGACACGCTGCCGAAGGCGCTGGGCGGCGCGGTGGCCGCGGTGCGGGACGGCGCGCACGCGTGCCTGAGCGCGCTGGGCTCGGACCGCAAGGAGGACGTCGAGGAGGCCACCGCCCGCAAGCTCGCGCGCTCGCAGCTGGAGGAGGTGCACGACACCTCGGTGCGGCTGCTCGACGCGTTCGCCGAGGACACCGCGCACCAGCGGGACGTGGTGTGGCTGTCCAACGACAAGTTCTCGTTCAGCAGCAGGCCGCCGATGCTGCACGTGGCGCCGCTGTCCGTGGCCGGGTTGCTGCGGGAGCGGGTGTTCGCGCAGAAGACGACGGTGCTGACGTCGGCGACGCTGGCGCTGGGCGGCGCGTTCGACACGCTGGCGCGGCAGTGGGGGCTGCCGCCGTCGCAGGCGCGGGTGGTCGCCGCGGAGGGCACGGCGACGGAGAAGGCCCCGCCGGCGGACGACGACGAGCTGAAGTGGTCCGGCCTGGACGTCGGTTCGCCGTTCGACCACCGGCGCAACGGGATCCTCTACATGGCCAAGCACCTGCCGCCGCCGGGCCGCGACGGTCTCGGCGAGAAGACGCTGGACGAGATCGCGTCGCTGATCGAGGCCGCTGGTGGCCGGACGCTGGGCCTGTTCTCGTCGATGCGCGCGGCGAAGCAGGCGACCGAGGAGCTGCGGGACAGGATCAGTTTCCCGATTCTGTGCCAGGGCGAGGACACCACGTCGCTGCTGGTGACGAAGTTCGCGGAGGACCCGCGGACCTGCCTGTTCGGGACGTTGTCGCTGTGGCAGGGCGTGGACGTGCCGGGGCCGTCGCTGCAGCTGGTGATCGTCGACCGGATCCCGTTCCCCCGCCCGGACGACCCGGTGTCGTCGGCGCGCCAGCGGGCGGTAGAAGCCCGCGGCGGCAACGGTTTCCTGACGGTGGCGGCCACCCACGCGGCGCTGCTGCTGGCGCAGGGCACCGGACGGCTGCACCGCTCGGTCGGTGACAAGGGTGTGGTGGCGGTGCTGGACTCCCGCCTGGCAACGGCCCGCTACGGCGGCTTCCTGCGCTCCTCACTCCCCCCGTTCTGGCCGACGTACGACCCTGAGGTGGCGAAAGCAGCGCTCAAACGCCTGGACGCCGCCGCCAGCTGA
- a CDS encoding choice-of-anchor P family protein, whose translation MERARRMVAVAAVFGAVVAVPATAQAQAEATGAGSVGAVDITVDGVSAHADPIAPCVVDTTAEGRTDPITVGTRTKYGLGSTTCTRNADGTASVKVTGQRFETSVLQQFGGPVIKARTFGAGCNTTANGSNGYMSLGTVTGITVPQNIPPNHVITIPGATPGAPPMAEVVLNELVVPVPADGSLTTNAMHIKLFPQGGPASGDILVGSASCSPFGL comes from the coding sequence ATGGAGCGGGCCAGGCGGATGGTGGCGGTGGCGGCCGTGTTCGGGGCGGTGGTGGCCGTGCCGGCGACCGCGCAGGCGCAGGCCGAGGCGACCGGCGCCGGTTCGGTGGGTGCGGTCGACATCACGGTCGACGGCGTGTCGGCCCACGCGGACCCGATCGCGCCGTGCGTCGTGGACACCACCGCGGAGGGCCGCACCGATCCGATCACCGTCGGCACCCGCACGAAGTACGGCCTTGGCAGCACCACGTGCACGCGCAACGCCGACGGCACGGCGAGCGTGAAGGTGACCGGCCAGCGGTTCGAGACGAGCGTGCTGCAGCAGTTCGGCGGGCCCGTGATCAAGGCGAGGACGTTCGGCGCGGGCTGCAACACCACGGCGAACGGCAGCAACGGCTACATGTCGCTGGGCACCGTCACCGGGATCACGGTGCCGCAGAACATCCCGCCGAACCACGTGATCACCATCCCGGGCGCGACGCCGGGCGCGCCGCCGATGGCCGAGGTCGTGCTGAACGAGCTCGTCGTGCCGGTGCCCGCCGACGGCAGCCTCACGACGAACGCCATGCACATCAAGCTGTTCCCGCAGGGCGGCCCGGCTTCCGGCGACATCCTCGTCGGGTCCGCGAGCTGCTCGCCGTTCGGGCTCTGA
- a CDS encoding bifunctional 4-hydroxy-2-oxoglutarate aldolase/2-dehydro-3-deoxy-phosphogluconate aldolase — translation MRTVLRKHNNRFRERLATGRVVAILRADDPSWFADAGQVLYEAGLGVLEVDLATPGALDAIGVLQAELGQDALIGAGGVRTVAAVDRCAAAGVDFIATTVFSPDVLWRAREYALPIVCGALTPTEVDAAWRYGPAAVKLHPAATAGGARYLEEVQAALPEVPLVPAGGVELSDVDAYLAAGALAVGVGSPLFGDALDGGRLDELGKRASQLAATADRYA, via the coding sequence ATGCGCACCGTGCTGCGGAAGCACAACAACCGCTTCCGGGAGCGGCTGGCGACCGGCCGCGTGGTGGCGATCCTGCGCGCGGATGACCCGTCGTGGTTCGCCGACGCGGGCCAGGTCCTCTACGAGGCGGGGCTCGGTGTGCTGGAGGTCGACCTGGCGACCCCGGGCGCGCTGGACGCGATCGGCGTGCTGCAGGCCGAACTGGGGCAGGACGCGCTCATCGGCGCCGGCGGGGTGCGCACGGTGGCCGCCGTGGACCGGTGCGCCGCCGCGGGGGTGGACTTCATCGCGACGACGGTCTTTTCGCCGGACGTACTGTGGCGGGCGCGGGAATACGCGCTGCCAATCGTGTGCGGCGCGCTCACGCCCACGGAGGTGGACGCCGCCTGGCGCTACGGCCCGGCCGCGGTGAAGCTCCACCCGGCGGCCACCGCCGGCGGAGCGCGGTACCTGGAGGAGGTCCAGGCCGCGCTGCCGGAGGTGCCACTCGTGCCCGCCGGCGGGGTGGAACTGTCCGATGTGGACGCCTACCTGGCCGCGGGCGCCCTCGCGGTCGGCGTCGGATCCCCCCTGTTCGGCGACGCCCTGGACGGCGGCCGCCTCGACGAGCTGGGCAAACGCGCGTCCCAGCTGGCGGCGACCGCCGACCGCTACGCCTGA
- a CDS encoding nicotinamidase, translated as MSRALIVVDMQNDFCEGGALAVTGGAEVAARITEHLARGGYSAVAATRDYHIDPGAHFSDNPDYVRSWPRHCEAGTPGASFHPALDVGPITAVFSKGQYSDGYSGFEGHTDAGEKLADWLRERQITDVDVVGIATDHCVRASALDAAAAGFSVRVLLDLTAGVARETVDEALEQLRAAEVDLVGTPRVG; from the coding sequence ATGAGCAGGGCACTGATCGTCGTCGACATGCAAAACGACTTCTGCGAGGGCGGCGCACTCGCGGTCACCGGCGGGGCCGAGGTGGCCGCCAGGATCACCGAGCACCTCGCGCGCGGCGGTTATTCGGCCGTCGCCGCGACCCGCGACTACCACATCGACCCGGGCGCGCACTTCAGCGACAACCCGGACTACGTGCGGTCCTGGCCGCGGCACTGCGAGGCCGGGACTCCGGGCGCGTCGTTCCACCCGGCGCTCGACGTCGGGCCGATCACCGCGGTGTTCTCGAAGGGCCAGTACAGCGACGGCTACTCGGGGTTCGAGGGCCACACCGACGCCGGCGAGAAGCTCGCCGACTGGTTGCGCGAGCGGCAGATCACCGACGTCGACGTGGTGGGCATCGCGACGGACCACTGCGTGCGGGCGAGCGCGCTGGACGCGGCGGCGGCCGGGTTCTCGGTGCGGGTCCTGCTGGACCTCACCGCAGGCGTGGCGCGCGAGACCGTGGACGAGGCGCTCGAACAGCTGCGGGCCGCGGAGGTGGATCTCGTGGGCACCCCGCGGGTCGGCTGA
- a CDS encoding nicotinate phosphoribosyltransferase — MGFPETHGSTALLTDHYELTMLGSALADGTGDRQCVFEVFARRLPAGRRYGVVAGTGRVLEAIADFRFTDAEIDQLAATAVVDDDTLSWLANYRFGGDVDGYPEGELYFPGSPILTVRGTFAEAVLLETVALSILNHDSAIASAAARMSSAAHGRPIIEMGGRRTHEMAAVAAARAAYIGGFATTSNLEAGRRYGIPTRGTVAHAFMLLHDSEEDAFRAQVEKMGTDTTLLVDTYDITCGIETAVRVAGPELGAIRIDSGDVGVLARKAREQLDSLGAKDTRIVVSGDLDEHAIAALRAEPVDAYGVGTSVVTGSGAPTAGMVYKLVEVDGRPVAKRSENKASRGGEKSALRRHKPTGTALEEVVYAAGQRPEAGENDRELPIPLVRGGKPVDGLPTLEDSRQRLREGLVSLPWEGLKLSSGEPAIPTVFPQEA, encoded by the coding sequence ATGGGTTTCCCCGAGACGCACGGCAGCACCGCCCTGCTGACCGACCACTACGAGCTCACCATGCTGGGCAGCGCCCTCGCCGACGGCACCGGCGACCGCCAGTGTGTGTTCGAGGTCTTCGCCCGCCGCCTGCCCGCCGGACGGCGCTACGGCGTGGTCGCGGGCACCGGGCGCGTGCTGGAGGCGATCGCCGACTTCCGGTTCACCGACGCCGAGATCGACCAGCTCGCCGCCACCGCCGTGGTCGACGACGACACGCTGTCCTGGCTGGCGAACTACCGGTTCGGCGGCGACGTCGACGGCTACCCCGAGGGCGAGCTGTACTTCCCGGGCTCGCCGATCCTCACCGTTCGGGGGACCTTCGCCGAGGCGGTCCTGCTGGAGACCGTCGCGCTGTCCATCCTCAACCACGACAGCGCGATCGCCTCCGCGGCCGCACGCATGTCCTCGGCCGCGCACGGCAGGCCGATCATCGAGATGGGCGGCCGCCGAACGCACGAAATGGCCGCGGTCGCCGCGGCGCGCGCCGCCTACATCGGCGGGTTCGCCACCACGTCGAACCTGGAGGCCGGGCGCCGCTACGGCATCCCGACCCGCGGCACCGTGGCGCACGCCTTCATGCTGCTGCACGACAGTGAAGAGGACGCCTTCCGCGCCCAGGTCGAGAAGATGGGCACCGACACCACCCTCCTGGTCGACACCTACGACATCACCTGCGGCATCGAGACCGCGGTGCGCGTGGCGGGCCCGGAGCTTGGCGCGATCCGCATCGACTCCGGCGACGTGGGCGTGCTGGCCCGCAAGGCGCGTGAGCAGCTCGACTCGCTCGGCGCGAAGGACACCCGGATCGTGGTGTCCGGCGACCTCGACGAGCACGCGATCGCCGCCCTGCGCGCCGAGCCGGTCGACGCCTACGGCGTGGGCACATCGGTGGTCACCGGGTCCGGCGCGCCGACCGCCGGGATGGTCTACAAGCTGGTCGAGGTCGACGGCCGCCCGGTCGCCAAGCGCAGCGAGAACAAGGCCTCGCGCGGTGGTGAGAAATCCGCGCTGCGCCGCCACAAGCCGACCGGGACGGCGCTGGAGGAGGTCGTGTACGCGGCCGGTCAGCGTCCCGAGGCCGGGGAGAACGACCGCGAGCTGCCCATCCCGCTGGTGCGCGGCGGCAAGCCGGTGGACGGCCTGCCCACGCTGGAGGACAGCCGTCAGCGGCTGCGCGAGGGCCTGGTCAGCCTGCCGTGGGAGGGCCTCAAGCTCTCCAGCGGCGAACCCGCGATCCCCACCGTCTTCCCCCAGGAGGCGTGA
- the clpS gene encoding ATP-dependent Clp protease adapter ClpS, with the protein MTTPVASEQTQVEPLGTEAGAEDQPWQTIVWNDPVNLMSYVTYVFQKLFGYSRDHATKLMLDVHHKGRAVVSSGTKEKVEADVTKLHAAGLWATMEHTS; encoded by the coding sequence ATGACCACGCCTGTCGCATCCGAACAGACGCAGGTTGAACCACTCGGCACCGAGGCAGGCGCCGAAGACCAGCCGTGGCAGACGATCGTCTGGAACGACCCGGTGAACCTGATGTCGTACGTGACGTACGTCTTCCAGAAGCTGTTCGGCTACAGCCGCGACCACGCCACCAAGCTGATGCTGGACGTGCACCACAAGGGGCGCGCGGTGGTGTCCTCGGGCACGAAGGAGAAGGTCGAGGCGGACGTGACGAAACTGCACGCCGCGGGACTGTGGGCGACGATGGAGCACACTTCGTGA
- a CDS encoding DUF2017 domain-containing protein: MRGWQRRGGRVHAGFEQQEAAVLRGLVSQLEDMLRARAEEAPQDPLAELTGIRTGPSQSPDDPVLSRLLPDYHKIDPDTPSQEVLDSASALRSLHEPELVDAKVGVAAVVMETLPRDGGDVKLTYEQADAWLSALNDVRLALGTALDVTEDMPDELPEDDPRSPHLGVYHWLTWVQESLVQALTA; this comes from the coding sequence GTGAGGGGCTGGCAGCGCAGGGGCGGCCGCGTGCACGCCGGTTTCGAGCAGCAGGAGGCCGCCGTGCTGCGTGGCCTGGTGAGCCAGCTCGAGGACATGCTGCGGGCGCGTGCCGAGGAGGCCCCGCAGGACCCGCTGGCCGAGCTGACCGGCATCCGCACCGGCCCGTCGCAGTCGCCGGACGACCCGGTGCTGTCCCGCCTGCTCCCGGACTACCACAAGATCGACCCGGACACGCCGAGCCAGGAGGTCCTGGACTCGGCGAGCGCGCTGCGGTCGCTGCACGAGCCCGAGCTGGTCGACGCGAAGGTCGGCGTGGCCGCGGTGGTCATGGAGACCCTGCCCCGCGACGGCGGCGACGTGAAGCTGACCTACGAGCAGGCCGACGCGTGGCTGTCCGCGCTCAACGACGTCCGGCTGGCGCTGGGCACCGCGCTCGACGTCACCGAGGACATGCCCGACGAGCTGCCGGAGGACGATCCGCGCTCGCCCCACCTCGGCGTCTACCACTGGCTGACCTGGGTGCAGGAAAGCCTGGTCCAGG